GAAGACAGTGCTGCTAATGGCCAGAAATTAAACAAATTAGAACAAATTCAAAAAGATGGTGTTATTAACATTGGTCTAGAAGGAACATTTCCACCGTTTAGTTATCATGATTCAAAAGGTAAATTAACCGGATTCGAATTTGAAATTGCAGATCAAATTGCCAAGGATTTAGATGTTAAACCAAACTATGTTGAAACAAAATGGGATTCACTAATAGCGGGTCTAGATACAAACAAATATGATTTTGTCATCAATAATATCTCCATTACGGATGAACGAAAACAAAAATATGATTATACGATTCCATATATGGTTTCAAATGCAGTGTTAGCAGTAAGAAAAGATAATACAAAAATTAAATCTCTTAAGGACTATAAAGGAAAGAAAAGTGCTCAAACCGTTACTTCTAACTTCGCACAAGATGCAAAGAAATTAGGCGCTGAAATTGTTCCAAATGAAAATTTAACACAATCTCTTGACTTAGTAACTCAAAATCGCGCTGATGGTACCATCCATGATGAAGTAACTTTCCTTACGTATTTAAAGGAACATCCAGATGCAAATTTACGAATTGTTGATGGGAAAGTAAGTTCTACAGATATAGCGCTTATCCTTAACAAAAATGAAAATGAGTTCCGCGAAAAATTAAATGAAATTATTCAAAAAAGACTCGATGATGGCACTTTCTCAAAAATCTCAGAAAAATACTTCAATAAAGATATTATGAACAAATAATTAATAGAGATTGCTATTCTTGCAATCTCTAAAGTCACCAAAGGAGGTCGTGTAATGGAACGTTCACTTGAAGTCGCAATGGATGCATTTTGGCCAGTATTAAAAGCCGGTCTTACTATCACTATTCCATTATCTCTTATTTCATTTGCCATTGCTCTCATCATAGCTGTCGTAACAGCATTAGTTAAACTTTCACACTTCAAGCTATTAAAAGCGATCTTCAGTATTTATGTATGGATTTTCAGAGGAACACCATTACTTGTTGAGCTATTTATAGCATTTTATGGTCTACCTCATGCTGGAATCGAACTCGATCCTTGGACAGCGGCCATTATTACATTTGCTTTGAATACTGGTGCGTATTCTTCGGAGTCCATTCGGTCATCCATCCTAGCAATCCCAAAAGGACAGTGGGAAGCAGCAGAATCACTTGGTATGAGCTACGGACAAGTACTACGTCGGGTCATTGCACCACAAACTTTCCGTATTTCACTCCCCCCAATTACAAATGATTTTATCGATTTAGTGAAAGGAACTTCTCTTGCGGCAAGTATTACGATTGCTGAAATGACCATGATTGGACAACAGATTACTGCCGTTACATATGAGCCTCTTGCAATCTATTCGTTGGTTGCGCTGATTTATCTAGCTTTCTGTTCAATTTTAACTTACATGCAAGGTCGTTTAGAAAAAGCTGCTTCCAAATATGTTTAAGGAGGGAACGTCCAAATGGTTCAATTTAAAAATATCACGAAAACATTTGGCGATCATACCGCACTAAAAAATATATCAATCCAATTTCATGAAGGTGAAACAACTGTAATTCTTGGCCCTTCTGGCTCTGGAAAATCAACTTTACTTCGATGCATTAACTTGCTAGAATTACCAGATAGAGGGATGCTTTCGATTTCTCCTACAACCATTACTTTTGATCAACCAATTACAAAGAACGATAAAATGACCATTCGAAAGAATACTGCGATGGTGTTCCAAAGCTTTAACCTATTCCCACATCGAACAGTTATTGAAAACGTAATTG
This window of the Rummeliibacillus pycnus genome carries:
- a CDS encoding transporter substrate-binding domain-containing protein → MKKFFTAIILLVVLASLSACGKSAEDSAANGQKLNKLEQIQKDGVINIGLEGTFPPFSYHDSKGKLTGFEFEIADQIAKDLDVKPNYVETKWDSLIAGLDTNKYDFVINNISITDERKQKYDYTIPYMVSNAVLAVRKDNTKIKSLKDYKGKKSAQTVTSNFAQDAKKLGAEIVPNENLTQSLDLVTQNRADGTIHDEVTFLTYLKEHPDANLRIVDGKVSSTDIALILNKNENEFREKLNEIIQKRLDDGTFSKISEKYFNKDIMNK
- a CDS encoding amino acid ABC transporter permease, with product MERSLEVAMDAFWPVLKAGLTITIPLSLISFAIALIIAVVTALVKLSHFKLLKAIFSIYVWIFRGTPLLVELFIAFYGLPHAGIELDPWTAAIITFALNTGAYSSESIRSSILAIPKGQWEAAESLGMSYGQVLRRVIAPQTFRISLPPITNDFIDLVKGTSLAASITIAEMTMIGQQITAVTYEPLAIYSLVALIYLAFCSILTYMQGRLEKAASKYV